A genomic region of Choristoneura fumiferana chromosome 17, NRCan_CFum_1, whole genome shotgun sequence contains the following coding sequences:
- the REG gene encoding proteasome regulator gamma isoform X3 encodes MTDVAKKEYKDSLKQKAEHLIIKGFPEKIVKLNELLETPNFQNRDFVDVHQDLNIPVPPPAAALNEPNAKRPRLDSSEVSSNTTIDGTRVYALPNGTVPCNKPLCDLIHLVKPHIRELVEDSNLLKMWISFMIPKIEDGNNFGVSIQEDTLAEIQSVESEAAAFFDQISRYFISRAKIVSKVAKYPHIDDYRRAVTELDEKEYLSLWLVMCEIRNRYCSLHDIVIKNLEKIKKPRSSNAESLY; translated from the exons ATGACGGACGTTgcaaaaaag GAGTACAAAGATTCCCTCAAGCAGAAAGCTGAACACTTAATAATAAAGGGTTTCCCTGAGAAAATAGTGAAGCTGAATGAACTTCTGGAAACACCTAATTTCCAAAATCGGGATTTTGTTGATGTTCATCAG gACTTAAACATTCCAGTGCCACCTCCCGCAGCAGCTCTCAATGAGCCGAATGCCAAGCGTCCGCGACTTGACTCCTCAGAAGTGTCAAGTAACACCACCATTGATGGCACGCGGGTGTATGCCTTGCCCAATGGAACTGTTCCATGTAACAAGCCACTTTGCGATCTTATCCATCTCGTCAAGCCGCACATTCGGGAGCTAGTGGAAGATTCCAATTTG ctGAAAATGTGGATTTCCTTTATGATCCCCAAAATTGAGGACGGCAACAATTTCGGTGTATCAATACAAGAAGATACACTTGCTGAGATCCAGTCGGTGGAGTCTGAAGCGGCGGCTTTCTTCGATCAAATCTCACGGTACTTCATCTCGCGGGCGAAAATCGTGTCTAAAGTTGCGAAGTACCCACATATCGATGACTATCGAAGAGCTGTCACA GAACTAGACGAGAAGGAATATCTGTCACTATGGCTGGTGATGTGCGAGATACGCAACCGCTACTGTTCACTACACGACATCGTGATCAAAAACCTCGAGAAGATCAAGAAGCCTCGCTCCTCTAATGCGGAATCATTATACTAG
- the LOC141437440 gene encoding histidine protein methyltransferase 1 homolog, whose product MSSFKFNFSSCTDEAQPDAEFIDNKIVWIECEEIVPHESIENIDDLVTHASIFICGDVEISYVKASEALANMYKGDNVFKSAVELAEKEHSDLVTGKYEGGLKIWEGTSDLIEFLESNSDIPFQDKKVLDLGCGAGILGIYAFLKKSLVTFQDYNKEILECVTIPNVLLNIEDNEETMDANKCKFYSGDWASFNNKLPDTETFDIILTSETIYNTSNYNKLIDLFLKRLNPNGEAYVAAKTCYFGVGGGTRQFESVVMKNGQFETSVCWKSSGGILREILKLTKKT is encoded by the exons ATGTCTTcctttaaatttaacttttctaGCTGTACAGATGAGGCTCAACCAG ATGCAGAATTCATCGACAATAAAATTGTATGGATTGAATGCGAAGAAATTGTACCACATGAAAGTATTGAAAATATTGATGATCTTGTGACCCATGCCTCGATTTTCATTTGTGGAGATGTAGAGATATCATATGTTAAGGCTTCCGAGGCTCTTGCAAATATGTATAAAGGTGACAATGTATTCAAAAGTGCTGTAGAACTTGCAGAGAAAGAACACAGTGATCTTGTAACCGGAAAATATGAAG GTGGTCTAAAAATTTGGGAAGGTACCAGTGACCTAATTGAATTTCTTGAAAGTAACAGTGATATACCATTTCAGGATAAAAAGGTTTTAGACCTGGGTTGTGGTGCTGGCATCCTTGGCATATATGCATTCCTGAAAAAATCTCTTGTTACATTTCAGGACTAT AACAAAGAAATTCTGGAGTGTGTCACTATACCAAATGTATTGTTAAACATTGAAGACAACGAGGAAACAATGGATGCCAACAAATGCAAATTCTATTCAGGAGATTGGgcctcatttaataataaactgcCAGACACAGAAACCTTTGACATCATATTGACTTCAGAGactatttataatactagcaaTTACAACAAACTTATTGATCTCTTTCTGAAACGGCTAAATCCAAATGGAGAGGCTTATGTGGCTGCAAAGACATGTTATTTTGGTGTGGGTGGTGGAACACGGCAGTTTGAATCAGTTGTTATGAAAAATGGCCAATTTGAGACCAGTGTTTGTTGGAAGAGTTCAGGTGGTATACTAAGAGAAATATTAAAACTAACTAAGAAAACATGA
- the LOC141437441 gene encoding pyridoxine/pyridoxamine 5'-phosphate oxidase-like translates to MGWFLIRQLTLFSVFPRNLRKMSIDIGGMRIKYKDKNETFLEKHLVAKEPFGQFKAWFEEACSRKEILEPNAMCLATVSPEGNPSARFVLCKGYGKDGFKFFTNHGSRKGREMDLNPNVAATFYWEVLNRSIRIEGHVEKLSEEESTTYFHSRPVPSQIAACASFQSTPIESRDILCERESVLESKYMIPQKEVPKPAFWGGYIIHPRAVEFWQGQRDRLHDRIKFRKPREDEKPDGKLLHEGEDGWVYERLSP, encoded by the exons ATGGGATGGTTTCTAATTAGACAGTTAACATTATTCTCGGTGTTTCCACGAAACTTGCGCAAGATGAGCATCGATATTGGAG GAATGAGAATTAAATATAAGGACAAAAATGAAACTTTTCTGGAGAAGCATTTAGTGGCCAAGGAGCCATTTGGACAATTCAAGGCATGGTTTGAAGAGGCCTGCTCAAGGAAGGAAATTCTTGAGCCCAATGCCATGTGCTTAGCTACAGTGTCTCC GGAAGGTAATCCTTCAGCTAGATTTGTCTTATGTAAGGGCTATGGCAAAGATGGGTTCAAGTTTTTCACTAATCATGGAAGCAGGAAAGGAAGAGAAATG gatcTGAACCCAAATGTAGCAGCCACATTCTACTGGGAGGTCCTTAATAGATCTATTAGGATTGAGGGGCATGTAGAAAAGTTATCCGAGGAGGAATCTACAACATACTTCCACAGTCGTCCTGTGCCGAGTCAGATTGCCGCCTGTGCTAGCTTCCAGAGTACTCCCATTGAGTCCAGGGATATACTTTGCGAGCGTGAGAGTGTACTAGAATCCAAGTACATGATTCCTCAAAAGGAAGTGCCAAAGCCAGCTTTTTG GGGCGGTTATATAATACATCCAAGGGCTGTTGAGTTCTGGCAAGGCCAAAGGGATCGCCTTCATGACAGAATAAAGTTCAGGAAACCAAGGGAAGACGAGAAACCAGATGGTAAACTACTTCATGAGGGTGAAGATGGCTGGGTTTATGAAAGACTCTCACCATAG
- the LOC141437408 gene encoding uncharacterized protein isoform X1, with the protein MRYLGSEMASDIDKQNFGDSARNGSEHEPQGKSSNHVFDGAGENIHYHSDSESVGSRSSKTRYINAAIYVEQVESSHSVTSLHTDSSCVDVTPHPHSSYRSNSTPFLTGRVSSDSSTSAKRKSCRLVDGDKCLGQEEEETPRYDRTYREDGPDTFRLSVASLSTTTTAKQERERNEAKKKEVFQQWLARKEQEKREKARREKMKLQPVPTTSPEEREESYRRWLERKRTQAERRRAEEVMRRFREAERAEQQRARNDGAKEEKLAEWIRKKEEDIKLMKTREERRAARAAIEAKRKRAEGERAYRDWLRTSKNKPLPVPLNQGQLSMRGSVSKMYINPIPWQTLT; encoded by the exons ATGCGGTACCTAG GCAGTGAGATGGCGAGTGACATCGACAAGCAGAATTTTGGCGATAGCGCCAGAAACGGATCGGAGCACGAACCGCAAGGCAAAAGTTCGAATCATGTTTTCGATGGCGCCGGGGAGAACATTCACTACCACAGTGACTCTGAGTCCGTGGGCTCGCGCTCGAGCAAGACTCGTTACATAAACGCTGCTATTTACGTCGAGCAGGTCGAATCTTCACACTCCGTGACATCTCTGCACACTGACTCCTCTTGCGTGGACGTCACTCCGCACCCCCACAGTTCTTACAGAAGCAATTCTACCCCGTTTCTTACGGGACGGGTTTCAAGCGACTCGTCGACTAGTGCCAAGAGAAAGTCGTGCCGGTTAGTCGATGGCGATAAGTGCCTGGGCCAAGAGGAGGAAGAGACGCCTCGCTACGACCGCACCTACCGAGAGGACGGACCCGACACGTTTCGGTTGTCGGTCGCTTCGCTGTCAACCACAACCACCGCCAAGCAAGAGAGAGAACGCAACGAGGCGAAGAAGAAGGAAGTCTTCCAACAATGGTTAGCGCGTAAAGAACAAGAA AAACGTGAAAAAGCCCGTCGAGAAAAAATGAAGCTTCAGCCGGTGCCGACGACGTCGCCCGAGGAGCGCGAGGAGTCGTACCGGCGCTGGCTGGAGCGCAAGCGCACGCAAGCGGAGCGGCGCCGCGCGGAGGAGGTCATGCGCCGCTTCAGGGAGGCGGAGCGCGCcgagcagcagcgcgcgcgcaacGACGGCGCCAAGGAGGAGAAGCTGGCCGAGTGGATACGCAAGAAGGAGGAGGATATTAAAC TGATGAAGACGCGCGAGGAGcggcgagcggcgcgcgcggcgatCGAGGCCAAGCGCAAACGGGCGGAGGGCGAGCGCGCCTACCGCGACTGGCTGCGCACTAGCAAGAACAAGCCGTTGCCCGTGCCGCTCAACCAGGGACAACTCA GTATGCGAGGCTCAGTGTCCAAGATGTACATCAACCCCATCCCTTGGCAGACGCTGACGTGA
- the SrpRbeta gene encoding signal recognition particle receptor beta — protein MESEVVKEKIHTEPMLNDPRYITLLSVIVLIFTLAFWWFFTRRRHQRRAVLLTGLSDSGKTLLFVRLAYSQYRQTFTSMKENIEDYVVSNKTLKLVDLPGQERLRNKYFDQYKSSAKGIVYVVDSETVQKEIRDVAEYLYTILSDPTVQSNSPPVLILCNKQDQPLAKGSQAIKSLLEKEINLVRVTKSSQLQSVDPSHGNNTTYLGKLGKDFEFSHLSCRVDVAEGSANAGDDDDPAQLSALQDWISKL, from the exons ATGGAGTCTGAAGTAGTAAAGGAAAAGATTCACACGGAACCAATGTTAAACGATCCTCGATACATAACCTTACTTAGCGTGATTGtccttatttttacacttg CATTCTGGTGGTTTTTCACGCGGAGACGTCACCAGAGGCGCGCGGTATTGCTGACAGGGCTATCAGACTCGGGCAAGACTCTTCTGTTTGTAAGACTGGCATACTCCCAGTACAGACAGACCTTTACTTCTATGAAGGAAAATATTGAAGATTATGTTGTGTCAAAT AAAACTCTAAAGCTTGTAGACTTGCCGGGCCAGGAGAGGCTGCGTAATAAGTACTTTGACCAGTACAAGAGCAGTGCTAAGGGCATTGTTTACGTTGTTGACTCTGAAACTGTTCAAAAAGAGATCAGGGATGTTGCTGA atatttatacacaatCCTGTCAGACCCAACAGTGCAGAGCAACAGCCCTCCAGTTCTTATTCTGTGCAACAAGCAAGACCAACCTCTCGCGAAGGGTAGTCAAGCCATCAAGAGTCTGCTAGAGAAAGAAAT TAACCTCGTGCGTGTAACGAAATCCAGCCAGCTGCAGTCAGTGGACCCATCACACGGCAACAACACAACCTACCTCGGCAAGCTTGGCAAAGACTTTGAGTTCTCCCACTTGAGTTGCCGGGTGGACGTCGCCGAAGGATCCGCCAATGCCGGTGACGATGACGACCCGGCCCAACTCTCGGCGCTGCAAGACTGGATCTCTAAACTCTAg
- the REG gene encoding proteasome regulator gamma isoform X1, which translates to MAREVNLNDLLKSVQEYKDSLKQKAEHLIIKGFPEKIVKLNELLETPNFQNRDFVDVHQDLNIPVPPPAAALNEPNAKRPRLDSSEVSSNTTIDGTRVYALPNGTVPCNKPLCDLIHLVKPHIRELVEDSNLLKMWISFMIPKIEDGNNFGVSIQEDTLAEIQSVESEAAAFFDQISRYFISRAKIVSKVAKYPHIDDYRRAVTELDEKEYLSLWLVMCEIRNRYCSLHDIVIKNLEKIKKPRSSNAESLY; encoded by the exons atgGCTCGTGAAGTTAATTTAAACGATCTTCTAAAATCG GTACAGGAGTACAAAGATTCCCTCAAGCAGAAAGCTGAACACTTAATAATAAAGGGTTTCCCTGAGAAAATAGTGAAGCTGAATGAACTTCTGGAAACACCTAATTTCCAAAATCGGGATTTTGTTGATGTTCATCAG gACTTAAACATTCCAGTGCCACCTCCCGCAGCAGCTCTCAATGAGCCGAATGCCAAGCGTCCGCGACTTGACTCCTCAGAAGTGTCAAGTAACACCACCATTGATGGCACGCGGGTGTATGCCTTGCCCAATGGAACTGTTCCATGTAACAAGCCACTTTGCGATCTTATCCATCTCGTCAAGCCGCACATTCGGGAGCTAGTGGAAGATTCCAATTTG ctGAAAATGTGGATTTCCTTTATGATCCCCAAAATTGAGGACGGCAACAATTTCGGTGTATCAATACAAGAAGATACACTTGCTGAGATCCAGTCGGTGGAGTCTGAAGCGGCGGCTTTCTTCGATCAAATCTCACGGTACTTCATCTCGCGGGCGAAAATCGTGTCTAAAGTTGCGAAGTACCCACATATCGATGACTATCGAAGAGCTGTCACA GAACTAGACGAGAAGGAATATCTGTCACTATGGCTGGTGATGTGCGAGATACGCAACCGCTACTGTTCACTACACGACATCGTGATCAAAAACCTCGAGAAGATCAAGAAGCCTCGCTCCTCTAATGCGGAATCATTATACTAG
- the LOC141437408 gene encoding uncharacterized protein isoform X2, producing MASDIDKQNFGDSARNGSEHEPQGKSSNHVFDGAGENIHYHSDSESVGSRSSKTRYINAAIYVEQVESSHSVTSLHTDSSCVDVTPHPHSSYRSNSTPFLTGRVSSDSSTSAKRKSCRLVDGDKCLGQEEEETPRYDRTYREDGPDTFRLSVASLSTTTTAKQERERNEAKKKEVFQQWLARKEQEKREKARREKMKLQPVPTTSPEEREESYRRWLERKRTQAERRRAEEVMRRFREAERAEQQRARNDGAKEEKLAEWIRKKEEDIKLMKTREERRAARAAIEAKRKRAEGERAYRDWLRTSKNKPLPVPLNQGQLSMRGSVSKMYINPIPWQTLT from the exons ATGGCGAGTGACATCGACAAGCAGAATTTTGGCGATAGCGCCAGAAACGGATCGGAGCACGAACCGCAAGGCAAAAGTTCGAATCATGTTTTCGATGGCGCCGGGGAGAACATTCACTACCACAGTGACTCTGAGTCCGTGGGCTCGCGCTCGAGCAAGACTCGTTACATAAACGCTGCTATTTACGTCGAGCAGGTCGAATCTTCACACTCCGTGACATCTCTGCACACTGACTCCTCTTGCGTGGACGTCACTCCGCACCCCCACAGTTCTTACAGAAGCAATTCTACCCCGTTTCTTACGGGACGGGTTTCAAGCGACTCGTCGACTAGTGCCAAGAGAAAGTCGTGCCGGTTAGTCGATGGCGATAAGTGCCTGGGCCAAGAGGAGGAAGAGACGCCTCGCTACGACCGCACCTACCGAGAGGACGGACCCGACACGTTTCGGTTGTCGGTCGCTTCGCTGTCAACCACAACCACCGCCAAGCAAGAGAGAGAACGCAACGAGGCGAAGAAGAAGGAAGTCTTCCAACAATGGTTAGCGCGTAAAGAACAAGAA AAACGTGAAAAAGCCCGTCGAGAAAAAATGAAGCTTCAGCCGGTGCCGACGACGTCGCCCGAGGAGCGCGAGGAGTCGTACCGGCGCTGGCTGGAGCGCAAGCGCACGCAAGCGGAGCGGCGCCGCGCGGAGGAGGTCATGCGCCGCTTCAGGGAGGCGGAGCGCGCcgagcagcagcgcgcgcgcaacGACGGCGCCAAGGAGGAGAAGCTGGCCGAGTGGATACGCAAGAAGGAGGAGGATATTAAAC TGATGAAGACGCGCGAGGAGcggcgagcggcgcgcgcggcgatCGAGGCCAAGCGCAAACGGGCGGAGGGCGAGCGCGCCTACCGCGACTGGCTGCGCACTAGCAAGAACAAGCCGTTGCCCGTGCCGCTCAACCAGGGACAACTCA GTATGCGAGGCTCAGTGTCCAAGATGTACATCAACCCCATCCCTTGGCAGACGCTGACGTGA
- the REG gene encoding proteasome regulator gamma isoform X2 yields MTDVAKKVQEYKDSLKQKAEHLIIKGFPEKIVKLNELLETPNFQNRDFVDVHQDLNIPVPPPAAALNEPNAKRPRLDSSEVSSNTTIDGTRVYALPNGTVPCNKPLCDLIHLVKPHIRELVEDSNLLKMWISFMIPKIEDGNNFGVSIQEDTLAEIQSVESEAAAFFDQISRYFISRAKIVSKVAKYPHIDDYRRAVTELDEKEYLSLWLVMCEIRNRYCSLHDIVIKNLEKIKKPRSSNAESLY; encoded by the exons ATGACGGACGTTgcaaaaaag GTACAGGAGTACAAAGATTCCCTCAAGCAGAAAGCTGAACACTTAATAATAAAGGGTTTCCCTGAGAAAATAGTGAAGCTGAATGAACTTCTGGAAACACCTAATTTCCAAAATCGGGATTTTGTTGATGTTCATCAG gACTTAAACATTCCAGTGCCACCTCCCGCAGCAGCTCTCAATGAGCCGAATGCCAAGCGTCCGCGACTTGACTCCTCAGAAGTGTCAAGTAACACCACCATTGATGGCACGCGGGTGTATGCCTTGCCCAATGGAACTGTTCCATGTAACAAGCCACTTTGCGATCTTATCCATCTCGTCAAGCCGCACATTCGGGAGCTAGTGGAAGATTCCAATTTG ctGAAAATGTGGATTTCCTTTATGATCCCCAAAATTGAGGACGGCAACAATTTCGGTGTATCAATACAAGAAGATACACTTGCTGAGATCCAGTCGGTGGAGTCTGAAGCGGCGGCTTTCTTCGATCAAATCTCACGGTACTTCATCTCGCGGGCGAAAATCGTGTCTAAAGTTGCGAAGTACCCACATATCGATGACTATCGAAGAGCTGTCACA GAACTAGACGAGAAGGAATATCTGTCACTATGGCTGGTGATGTGCGAGATACGCAACCGCTACTGTTCACTACACGACATCGTGATCAAAAACCTCGAGAAGATCAAGAAGCCTCGCTCCTCTAATGCGGAATCATTATACTAG
- the REG gene encoding proteasome regulator gamma isoform X4, whose translation MAMVQEYKDSLKQKAEHLIIKGFPEKIVKLNELLETPNFQNRDFVDVHQDLNIPVPPPAAALNEPNAKRPRLDSSEVSSNTTIDGTRVYALPNGTVPCNKPLCDLIHLVKPHIRELVEDSNLLKMWISFMIPKIEDGNNFGVSIQEDTLAEIQSVESEAAAFFDQISRYFISRAKIVSKVAKYPHIDDYRRAVTELDEKEYLSLWLVMCEIRNRYCSLHDIVIKNLEKIKKPRSSNAESLY comes from the exons ATGGCAATG GTACAGGAGTACAAAGATTCCCTCAAGCAGAAAGCTGAACACTTAATAATAAAGGGTTTCCCTGAGAAAATAGTGAAGCTGAATGAACTTCTGGAAACACCTAATTTCCAAAATCGGGATTTTGTTGATGTTCATCAG gACTTAAACATTCCAGTGCCACCTCCCGCAGCAGCTCTCAATGAGCCGAATGCCAAGCGTCCGCGACTTGACTCCTCAGAAGTGTCAAGTAACACCACCATTGATGGCACGCGGGTGTATGCCTTGCCCAATGGAACTGTTCCATGTAACAAGCCACTTTGCGATCTTATCCATCTCGTCAAGCCGCACATTCGGGAGCTAGTGGAAGATTCCAATTTG ctGAAAATGTGGATTTCCTTTATGATCCCCAAAATTGAGGACGGCAACAATTTCGGTGTATCAATACAAGAAGATACACTTGCTGAGATCCAGTCGGTGGAGTCTGAAGCGGCGGCTTTCTTCGATCAAATCTCACGGTACTTCATCTCGCGGGCGAAAATCGTGTCTAAAGTTGCGAAGTACCCACATATCGATGACTATCGAAGAGCTGTCACA GAACTAGACGAGAAGGAATATCTGTCACTATGGCTGGTGATGTGCGAGATACGCAACCGCTACTGTTCACTACACGACATCGTGATCAAAAACCTCGAGAAGATCAAGAAGCCTCGCTCCTCTAATGCGGAATCATTATACTAG